Proteins encoded together in one Cicer arietinum cultivar CDC Frontier isolate Library 1 chromosome 4, Cicar.CDCFrontier_v2.0, whole genome shotgun sequence window:
- the LOC101511983 gene encoding uncharacterized protein, protein MLNPFVCGTFNHEDDELCSSSPSKYKRKDSKNNPYSTRGLDKFSQLLSDLNEKRQKIYSQMNPHDISFVRFVHSNTDDFVPIIVKVKNKDHKNKSQDLKVVKVRNLTMNSESTEKSTDQSSSIMEERNQPKMEINRKATKKNISWIINKLDMEKPMFYLPFIVIMILVLLTLFGRTAATIFTCILWYVIPTLKDLNSRNSMKKRVVVNNEGVKKKDYVRGFSEKKIVVNEGAVKKKDFVRRWSEKKMVTNDGLFSPRSGDSDEANKNKIQGKHSHKKSW, encoded by the coding sequence ATGTTGAACCCTTTTGTTTGTGGAACTTTTAATCATGAAGATGATGAACTATGTTCTAGTAGCCCAAGTAAATACAAAAGAAAAGATAGCAAAAACAACCCTTATTCCACACGTGGCCTAGACAAATTTTCTCAACTTTTATCCGATCTAAATGAAAAAAGACAGAAAATTTATTCACAAATGAACCCTCATGACATATCTTTTGTTCGTTTTGTTCACTCAAACACTGATGATTTTGTTCCAATTATTGTCAAGGTGAAAAACAAGGATCATAAAAACAAGAGCCAAGACCTCAAAGTAGTTAAAGTAAGAAACTTGACAATGAATTCAGAGTCAACGGAGAAGTCAACGGATCAATCAAGTTCTATTATGGAAGAAAGAAACCAACCCAAGATGGAAATTAATAGAAAAGCAACAAAAAAGAACATATCTTGGATTATCAACAAGTTAGATATGGAGAAACCAATGTTCTATTTGCCATTTATTGTGATCATGATTTTAGTTTTGTTGACTTTGTTTGGAAGAACAGCTGCAACAATTTTCACCTGTATTTTGTGGTATGTAATTCCAACTTTGAAAGATTTAAACTCAAGAAATTCTATGAAGAAAAGGGTTGTGGTGAATAATGAAGGGGTGAAGAAAAAAGATTATGTTAGAGGGTTTAGTGAAAAGAAGATTGTGGTGAATGAAGGGGCTGTAAAAAAGAAAGATTTTGTTAGAAGATGGAGTGAGAAGAAAATGGTGACTAATGATGGATTGTTTTCTCCAAGAAGTGGTGATTCTGATGAGGCTAACAAGAACAAGATTCAAGGAAAACATTCACACAAGAAAAGTTGGTGA
- the LOC101511662 gene encoding LIM domain-containing protein WLIM1-like, whose protein sequence is MAFAGTTQKCMACNKTVYLVDKLTADNRVFHKACFRCHHCKGTLKLSNYNSFEGVLYCKPHFDQLFKRTGSLEKSFEGTPKIAKPERNNDNEKPAAVKASSMFGGTRDKCSGCQKTVYPTEKVTVNGTPYHKSCFKCCHGGCVISPSNYIAHEGKLYCKHHHIQLIKEKGNLSQLEGDHEKNAMHGKISGEEVVA, encoded by the exons ATGGCATTTGCAGGAACAACTCAGAAATGTATGGCTTGTAACAAAACAGTTTATCTTGTTGATAAGCTAACTGCTGATAATAGAGTGTTCCACAAAGCTTGTTTCAGATGCCACCATTGCAAAGGAACCCTCAAG cTAAGCAACTACAACTCTTTTGAGGGAGTTCTttattgcaagccacattttgaCCAACTGTTTAAAAGAACTGGAAGCCTTGAAAAAAGCTTTGAAG GGACACCAAAAATTGCCAAACCAGAAAGAAATAATGATAATGAG AAACCTGCAGCAGTTAAAGCTTCAAGTATGTTTGGTGGAACTAGGGACAAATGTTCTGGTTGTCAGAAAACAGTTTATCCAACAGAGAAG gtTACTGTGAATGGAACTCCATACCATAAGAGTTGTTTCAAATGCTGCCATGGAGGGTGTGTTATTAGTCCTTCTAATTACATAGCACATGAGGGAAAACTCTACTGCAAACACCACCATATCCAACTGATTAAGGAAAAGGGAAATTTAAGCCAACTAGAAGGTGAccatgagaaaaatgcaatgcATGGGAAAATCAGCGGAGAAGAAGTTGTGGCTTAA
- the LOC101511334 gene encoding F-box protein At3g12350 — protein MAKNLNQSDFTHNSEQASSCSFSFSDFPEDVQLCILSFLGPTEIATFACTSMQFASLCSNDAKLWFTLCDRRWGSKTLIPKWGKGKIPYRLLYNTLHEWDNLIGFWRRSGPGSAAISSPSLVFFEWGSSFITGYRVSPCELQSEFCDYRVTKVPFLKMGISEDGQILNLLDPDGRADLNFDFDGGKELINVNVSFMGKTHFVVEENLFGRSSSSVSYSGEDCGFGGEDVVVAGVGSGSPPDRLMLEIYQHLANKVSPGSDRSRRQRRKEKERMARRKWEPEHFVKIVNCSPSPSRPLQGLWKGICADMSLAFYLVAYDDIGGIACRRLGDPPERFSTYAPVFWTSNATFLESPFSLEEASLYDSRIHLQPVQPHNENHEQFPMSDVEGANHIQQFHLSDNEMVNRILHINSSYDLVIPDLAGTINPRKAEGRIWQYQDGTFGFGFLRDNFVIDMKNIVRDGCIIDAVNLSAD, from the exons atGGCGAAGAATCTTAACCAATCAGATTTCACACACAACAGCGAACAAGCTTCTTCTTGTTCATTTTCATTCAGCGATTTTCCCGAAGATGTTCAACTTTGCATCCTCTCATTCCTGGGCCCCACAGAGATAGCTACGTTCGCCTGCACCTCAATGCAATTCGCTTCACTCTGTTCCAACGATGCTAAACTATGGTTCACCCTTTGCGATCGAAGATGGGGTTCCAAAACCCTAATTCCCAAATGGGGCAAAGGTAAAATTCCTTATAGACTTCTCTACAACACTCTCCATGAATGGGATAATCTCATTGGTTTCTGGCGTAGAAGCGGTCCAGGTAGTGCTGCGATTTCGTCTCCTTCGTTGGTTTTCTTCGAATGGGGTTCGTCTTTCATTACTGGTTATAGGGTTTCGCCTTGTGAATTGCAATCTGAATTTTGTGATTACCGTGTTACAAAGGTGCCTTTTTTAAAGATGGGTATTTCTGAAGATGGACAAATTTTGAATCTTTTGGATCCTGACGGTAGAGctgatttgaattttgattttgatggtGGTAAGGAATTGATTAATGTGAATGTTAGTTTTATGGGGAAAACTCATTTTGTTGTGGAGGAGAATTTGTTTGGGAGAAGCTCTAGTTCTGTGAGTTATAGTGGTGAGGATTGTGGTTTTGGTGGAGAGGATGTGGTTGTGGCTGGGGTTGGGAGTGGATCTCCGCCGGATCGGTTGATGTTGGAAATTTATCAGCATTTGGCCAACAAGGTTAGTCCTGGAAGCGACAGATCAAGGAGGCAGAGAAGGAAGGAGAAGGAAAGAATGGCTAGGAGGAAATGGGAGCCTGAGCATTTTGTCAAGATTGTTAATTGCTCGCCATCCCCTTCGCGGCCTTTGCAAGGCTTGTGGAAG GGAATTTGTGCAGACATGAGTTTAGCATTTTACCTTGTGGCTTATGATGACATTGGGGGCATTGCGTGCCGACGCCTTGGGGATCCTCCTGAACGCTTTTCTACTTACGCGCCGGTTTTCTGGACGTCCAATGCTACATTTCTGGAATCCCCCTTTTCTCTAGAGGAAGCATCTTTGTATGACAGTCGCATTCATCTTCAACCGGTTCAACCACACAATGAAAATCATGAGCAGTTCCCTATGTCAGATGTTGAAGGGGCAAATCACATTCAGCAGTTCCATTTGTCAGACAATGAAATGGTAAATCGAATTCTTCACATTAACTCAAGTTATGATTTAGTTATTCCGGACCTTGCTGGAACAATAAATCCAAGGAAGGCAGAGGGACGAATTTGGCAGTACCAGGATGGTACTTTTGGATTTGGATTCCTTCGGGACAACTTCGTCATAGACATGAAAAATATTGTCCGTGATGGTTGTATCATAGATGCAGTAAACCTTTCTGCTGATTAa
- the LOC101512311 gene encoding uncharacterized protein encodes MTMKMEEQDLKLVPPTATLQIDKDLTLLPRIKLNLTVHPSTPSSLTTPIDEWKMKLSILDFLHTSLSISLPEQNLLFKRFNKDLKKRKREDPVVCGTLHIWDLSFLTDLNDVAEWRNRLVDKMNGIELNLQGVRFTLSVAVPHSDHFESMKKNWEEFYAFQNLNRSFRREPDTIVISNVPSRWFAEPRVSSKPSMLVTHTIFSKFGKIRNLNVAEDDYSGKDANEDSGDLVSGLYCKIVVQFEKYQDFHDALRVLCGRSLQKQGSRLKADYEVTWDKDGFFRNPRNQTQEKNSMISTNSADHYRSEAPRRQVYNSRHSPDKVRPRRFKE; translated from the exons ATGacaatgaaaatggaagaacAAGATCTGAAATTAGTTCCACCAACAGCAACACTTCAAATTGATAAAGACCTCACTCTCCTCCCACGCATCAAACTCAACCTCACCGTACACCCTTCTACACCTTCATCACTCACCACTCCTATCGACGAATGGAAAATGAAACTATCCATACTCGATTTCCTCCATACCTCTCTCTCCATTTCCCTCCCCGAACAAAACCTCCTATTCAAACGCTTCAACAAAGACCTCAAAAAACGCAAACGCGAAGACCCCGTCGTGTGCGGCACGCTCCATATATGGGACTTATCTTTTCTAACCGACCTAAACGACGTCGCCGAATGGAGAAACCGTTTAGTTGACAAGATGAACGGCATTGAGTTGAATCTTCAAGGTGTTAGGTTTACGCTATCTGTTGCTGTTCCTCATTCTGATCATTTTGAATCTATGAAGAAAAATTGGGAAGAGTTTTATGCTTTTCAGAATCTTAATCGGAGTTTTAGGCGCGAACCTGATACGATTGTGATTTCTAATGTGCCTTCGCGATGGTTCGCTGAACCTAGAGTTTCTTCTAAACCTTCTATGCTTGTTACTCATACTATCTTTTCCAAGTTTGGCAAGATAAG GAATCTTAATGTTGCCGAGGACGATTATTCAGGTAAGGATGCAAATGAAGACAGTGGAGACCTAGTTTCGGGGCTTTACTGCAAGATTGTGGTTCAGTTTGAGAAATATCAAGACTTCCATGATGCATTGAGAGTTCTCTGTGGTCGCTCTTTGCAAAAG CAAGGATCAAGGTTAAAGGCTGATTATGAGGTTACTTGGGACAAAGATGGATTTTTTCGTAATCCAAGGAATCAAACTCAAGAGAAAAATAGCATGATATCCACAAATTCAGCTGATCATTACAGAAGTGAAGCTCCACGACGCCAAGTCTACAACTCTCGCCACAGTCCAGATAAAGTGCGCCCGAGGAGATTCAAG GAATAA